One part of the Rutidosis leptorrhynchoides isolate AG116_Rl617_1_P2 chromosome 1, CSIRO_AGI_Rlap_v1, whole genome shotgun sequence genome encodes these proteins:
- the LOC139862868 gene encoding uncharacterized protein, translated as MTYEENNVVTIVKIAIEDPKGDFIKLNDPDGGGGPAPSSATASGGFWCFIWWWLKLALVLIFLAGLGVCFFLWIGPFLMNKEVIPILNWETETFSKPVLAVLIFASVALFPTIFIPSTPSMWVAGMSFGYGFGFLLIIGGVTIGTSIPYFIGSLFYHKIQGWLERYPKKASFLKLAGEGNWFNQFRAVTLLRISPFPYMVYNYCAVATDVKFGPYLIGTLLGMVPEIFVAIYTGIMIRTLADASNDQQSLSPPQILCTVFGFLLTIATTVIVTVYAKRRLSELQTDEEQLLLQ; from the exons aTGACGTATGAAGAGAATAATGTAGTCACAATAGTTAAGATCGCAATCGAAGATCCCAAGGGTGATTTCATAAAATTGAATGATCCGGACGGTGGTGGTGGTCCAGCGCCGTCGTCAGCGACGGCGAGTGGTGGTTTTTGGTGTTTCATCTGGTGGTGGTTAAAGCTTGCTCTCGTGTTGATTTTTTTAGCTGGTTTGGGGGTTTGTTTCTTTCTTTGGATTGGTCCCTTTTTAATGAACAAG GAGGTTATACCTATTTTGAATTGGGAAACTGAGACTTTTAGCAAACCAGTTTTAGCTGTTTTGATATTTGCTTCAGTTGCACTATTTCCTACAATATTTATACCATCTACACCTTCAATGTGGGTGGCTGGAATGAGTTTCGGTTACGGTTTCGGGTTTCTTTTGATCATTGGTGGAGTTACTATTGGCACTTCAATTCCGTATTTCATCGGTTCGTTGTTTTACCACAAAATTCAA GGGTGGTTAGAAAGGTACCCCAAGAAAGCTTCATTTTTGAAGCTTGCAGGTGAAGGAAACTGGTTCAATCAGTTTAGAGCCGTCACATTGTTAAGAATTTCGCCTTTCCCATACATGGTGTACAATTACTGTGCTGTGGCTACTGATGTAAAGTTTGGTCCTTATTTGATTGGAACGTTGTTGGGGATGGTACCTGAGATTTTCGTTGCTATATACAC GGGTATAATGATCAGAACATTGGCAGATGCATCAAACGATCAACAATCACTTTCACCTCCTCAGATCCTTTGTACGGTTTTTGGGTTTCTTCTAACTATTGCAACAACTGTAATTGTTACGGTTTATGCTAAAAGAAGATTGAGTGAGTTGCAGACAGATGAAGAGCAGCTACTTTTGCAGTAA